In Sciurus carolinensis chromosome 13, mSciCar1.2, whole genome shotgun sequence, a genomic segment contains:
- the Dusp2 gene encoding dual specificity protein phosphatase 2, producing MGLEAARELECAALGALLREPREAERTLLLDCRPFLAFCRRHVRAARPVPWNALLRRRARGPPAAALACLLPDRALRARLARGELARAVVLDEGSASVAELRPDGPAHLLLAALLHETRAGPTAVCFLRGGFDRFQACCPDLCSESSAPVLAPAGTENGSSDLRVPIYDQGGPVEILPFLYLGSCRHSSDLQGLQACGITAVLNVSASCPNHFEGLFCYKSIPVEDSQMVDISAWFPEAIGFIDLVKNSGGRVLVHCQAGISRSATICLAYLMQSRRVRLDEAFDFVKRRRGVISPNFSFMGQLLQFETQVLCH from the exons ATGGGGCTGGAGGCGGCGCGGGAGCTGGAGTGCGCGGCGCTGGGCGCGCTGCTGCGGGAGCCGCGGGAGGCCGAGCGCACGCTGCTGCTCGACTGCCGCCCCTTCCTGGCCTTCTGCCGGCGCCACGTGCGCGCCGCGCGGCCCGTGCCCTGGAACGCGCTTCTGCGGCGCCGCGCGCGGGGCCCGCCCGCCGCCGCCCTCGCCTGCCTGCTGCCGGATCGCGCGCTGCGGGCGCGCCTGGCCCGCGGGGAGCTGGCGCGCGCCGTGGTGCTGGACGAGGGCAGCGCCTCGGTGGCAGAACTCCGGCCCGACGGCCCCGCGCACCTGCTGCTCGCCGCGCTGCTGCACGAGACCCGCGCCGGGCCCACCGCCGTGTGCTTCCTGCGAG GAGGCTTCGACCGCTTCCAGGCCTGCTGTCCCGATCTGTGCTCCGAGTCCTCTGCTCCCGTGCTGGCCCCCGCAGGCACCGAAAACGGCAGCTCCGACCTCAGGGTTCCCATCTATGACCAG GGTGGACCGGTGGAGATCCTGCCCTTCCTGTACCTGGGCAGCTGCAGACACTCCTCTGACCTGCAAGGGCTGCAGGCCTGTGGCATCACAGCTGTCCTCAACGTCTCTGCCAGCTGCCCCAACCACTTTGAGGGCCTTTTCTGCTACAAGAGCATCCCTGTGGAGGACAGCCAGATGGTGGACATCAGTGCCTGGTTCCCGGAGGCCATAGGCTTCATCG ACCTGGTGAAGAACTCGGGTGGCCGGGTACTGGTCCACTGCCAGGCGGGCATCTCCCGCTCTGCCACCATCTGCCTGGCCTACCTGATGCAGAGCCGACGGGTGCGGCTGGATGAAGCCTTTGACTTTGTTAAGCGACGCCGGGGAGTCATCTCCCCCAACTTCAGTTTCATGGGGCAGTTGCTGCAGTTTGAGACCCAGGTGCTGTGTCACTGA
- the Adra2b gene encoding alpha-2B adrenergic receptor isoform X1 codes for MSGPTMDHQEPYSVQATAAIAAAITFLILFTIFGNALVILAVLTSRSLRAPQNLFLVSLAAADILVATLIIPFSLANELLGYWYFRRTWCEVYLALDVLFCTSSIVHLCAISLDRYWAVSRALEYNSKRTPRRIKCIILTVWLIAAVISLPPLIYKGDQGPQPHGRPQCKLNQEAWYILASSIGSFFAPCLIMILVYLRIYLIAKRSHRRGPGTKGGPGAGESKQSCPVPRGTPASAKVPTLASPLSSTGEANGHPKPAGEKEEGEAPAEPGSRALPPSWTALPRAEQGQQRDLCGASPEEEAEEEDEEEECDPQSAPATSASVCSPPLQKPQGSRVLATLRGQVLLGRGAGAVGGQWWRRRAQLSREKRFTFVLAVVIGVFVLCWFPFFFSYSLGAICPQRCKVPHGLFQFFFWIGYCNSSLNPVIYTIFNQDFRRAFRRILCRQWTQTAWSFAWGVSVSSAPRSPPVPSKSRKWAFHFPQEGLLLRRMKNGDCSPTWGTMVLPGTGPGVLGRHSLGHLSPLPLLSDLWSFKDQNRALASPPDTPLGGRWARGCLCGEVWRPGLGLMGDP; via the exons ATGTCCGGCCCCACCATGGACCACCAGGAGCCCTACTCCGTGCAGGCCACAGCTGCCATCGCGGCTGCCATCACCTTCCTTATCCTCTTCACCATCTTCGGCAACGCGCTGGTCATCCTGGCAGTGTTGACCAGCCGCTCGCTGCGCGCGCCGCAGAACCTGTTCTTGGTGTCGCTGGCTGCGGCGGACATCCTCGTGGCCACGCTCATCATCCCTTTCTCGCTGGCCAACGAGCTGCTGGGCTACTGGTACTTCCGGCGCACCTGGTGCGAGGTGTACTTGGCGCTCGACGTGCTCTTCTGCACCTCGTCCATCGTGCACCTGTGCGCCATCAGCCTGGACCGCTACTGGGCGGTGAGCCGCGCGCTGGAGTACAACTCCAAGCGCACGCCGCGCCGCATCAAGTGCATCATCCTCACAGTGTGGCTCATCGCAGCCGTCATCTCGCTGCCGCCCCTCATCTACAAGGGCGACCAGGGCCCCCAGCCCCACGGGCGCCCCCAGTGCAAGCTGAACCAAGAGGCCTGGTACATCCTAGCCTCCAGCATCGGCTCTTTCTTTGCTCCCTGCCTCATTATGATCCTCGTCTACCTTCGCATCTACCTGATTGCCAAACGCAGCCACCGCAGAGGTCCCGGGACCAAGGGGGGGCCGGGCGCGGGTGAGTCCAAGCAGTCCTGTCCTGTCCCTAGGGGGACTCCAGCCTCTGCCAAGGTGCCAACCCTGGCCTCTCCTCTGTCTTCTACTGGAGAGGCCAATGGACACCCCAAACCTGctggggagaaagaggaaggggaggccCCTGCAGAGCCTGGGAGCAGAGCCTTGCCCCCCAGCTGGACTGCCCTTCCCAGGGCAGAGCAGGGCCAGCAGAGGGACCTCTGTGGGGCTTCtccagaggaggaagctgaagaagaggacgaggaggaggagtgcgACCCTCAGTCGGCGCCAGCAACTTCCGCCTCGGTTTGCAGTCCACCCTTGCAGAAGCCACAGGGATCCCGGGTGCTGGCCACTCTGCGTGGCCAGGTGCTCCTGGGCAGGGGTGCGGGCGCTGTGGGTGGGCAGTGGTGGCGTCGACGGGCGCAGCTGAGCCGGGAGAAGCGGTTCACCTTCGTGCTGGCCGTGGTCATCGGCGTCTTTGTGCTCTGCTGGTTCCCCTTCTTCTTCAGCTACAGCCTGGGCGCCATCTGCCCGCAGCGCTGCAAGGTGCCCCACGGCCTCTTCCAGTTCTTCTTCTGGATCGGCTACTGTAACAGCTCCCTGAACCCCGTCATCTACACCATCTTCAACCAGGACTTCCGTCGTGCCTTCCGAAGGATCCTTTGTCGCCAGTGGACCCAGACGGCCTG GTCATTCGCTTGGggtgtttctgtttcttctgcaCCCCGATCCCCTCCAGTCCCTTCAAAGAGCAGGAAGTGGGCCTTCCACTTTCCCCAGGAGGGCCTGCTGCTGAGGAGGATGAAGAATGGAGACTGTTCACCCACGTGGGGCACCATGGTCCTCCCTGGTACTGGGCCGGGGGTGCTGGGAAGGCACTCTCTGGGCCATCTCTCCCCCTTGCCTCTGCTTTCGGATCTGTGGTCCTTTAAAGACCAGAACCGGGCATTGGCTTCCCCTCCCGACACCCCTCTGGGAGGCAGGTGGGCACGTGGATGCCTCTGTGGGGAGGTCTGGAGGCCTGGCCTTGGCCTCATGGGAGATCCCTGA
- the Astl gene encoding astacin-like metalloendopeptidase: MGGLWLWGLGLLALPGWILGATSASRCPGVCDPGVPEDLTPEGTQVSWDEDIPAINQGLIPEETPDSSFLVEGDIIRPSPFRLLSVTSNKWPKGASGAVEVPFLLSSKYDEPSRRVILEALAEFERVTCIRFVAYKGQRDFISVIPMTGCFSGVGRSGGMQVVSLAPACLRRGRGIVLHELMHVLGFWHEHSRADRDHYIRVNWNEILPGFEINFIKSRNSNMLAPYDYSSVLHYGRLAFSRRGQPTIIPLWAPSVHIGQRWNLSASDITRVRRLYDCSPSAPDSQGRGFQDHTNGRSRTPDSRPRLQRLLEALSVEPRNPRAGGQPVAAGPVERKLHVEAVVRPAQTAAAAGTPDTAAEQPQLAPFPEAGDPPAPAPGSPALPGDCVPRSPFRGMSRD, translated from the exons ATGGGGGGCCTCTGGCTTTGGGGGCTGGGTCTGCTGGCCTTGCCAG GTTGGATCCTTGGAGCAACCTCAGCTTCCAGATGTCCAGGAGTCTGTGACCCTGGAGTCCCGGAAGACCTCACCCCTGAGGGAACCCAGGTGTCCTGGGACGAGGACATCCCTGCGATTAACCAAG gGCTCATCCCGGAGGAGACCCCAGAcagcagcttccttgtggagggGGACATCATCCGGCCG AGTCCCTTCCGACTCTTGTCGGTGACCAGCAACAAGTGGCCCAAGGGTGCCAGCGGTGCTGTGGAGGTCCCCTTCCTGCTCTCCAGCAAGTACG ATGAGCCCAGCCGCCGGGTCATCCTGGAGGCGCTGGCTGAGTTCGAACGCGTCACCTGCATCAGGTTTGTCGCCTACAAGGGCCAGAGAGACTTCATCTCCGTCATCCCCATGACTGG GTGCTTCTCGGGCGTAGGGCGCAGCGGAGGGATGCAGGTGGTGTCCCTGGCGCCTGCCTGTCTCCGGAGGGGCCGGGGTATTGTCCTGCACGAGCTCATGCATGTGCTGGGCTTCTGGCATGAGCATTCGCGGGCTGACCGGGACCACTACATCCGTGTCAACTGGAACGAGATCCTCCCCG gcTTTGAAATCAACTTCATCAAATCTCGGAACAGCAACATGCTGGCGCCCTATGACTACTCCTCAGTGCTGCACTACGGCAG GCTTGCCTTCAGCCGGCGTGGGCAGCCCACCATCATACCGCTCTGGGCCCCCAGTGTCCACATTGGCCAGCGATGGAACCTGAGTGCCTCGGACATCACACGGGTCCGCAGGCTCTATGACTGCAGCCCAAGTGCCCCTGACTCCCAGGGGAGAG GGTTCCAGGACCACACCAATGGTAGGAGTCGCACCCCTGACTCCAGGCCACGCCTGCAAAGACTTCTGGAGGCGCTGTCGGTGGAGCCCAGGAACCCGAGGGCTGGAGGCCAGCCTGTGGCTGCCGGGCCTGTTGAGAGGAAGCTCCACGTGGAGGCTGTGGTGAGGCCAGCTCAGACCGCAGCTGCAGCAGGCACGCCGGACACGGCTGCAGAGCAGCCCCAGCTGGCTCCGTTCCCAGAGGCAGGAGACCCGCCAGCACCTGCGCCGGGGAGCCCAGCTCTGCCAGGAGACTGTGTACCCAGAAGTCCCTTCAGAGGAATGTCCAGAGATTGA
- the Adra2b gene encoding alpha-2B adrenergic receptor isoform X2, which yields MSGPTMDHQEPYSVQATAAIAAAITFLILFTIFGNALVILAVLTSRSLRAPQNLFLVSLAAADILVATLIIPFSLANELLGYWYFRRTWCEVYLALDVLFCTSSIVHLCAISLDRYWAVSRALEYNSKRTPRRIKCIILTVWLIAAVISLPPLIYKGDQGPQPHGRPQCKLNQEAWYILASSIGSFFAPCLIMILVYLRIYLIAKRSHRRGPGTKGGPGAGESKQSCPVPRGTPASAKVPTLASPLSSTGEANGHPKPAGEKEEGEAPAEPGSRALPPSWTALPRAEQGQQRDLCGASPEEEAEEEDEEEECDPQSAPATSASVCSPPLQKPQGSRVLATLRGQVLLGRGAGAVGGQWWRRRAQLSREKRFTFVLAVVIGVFVLCWFPFFFSYSLGAICPQRCKVPHGLFQFFFWIGYCNSSLNPVIYTIFNQDFRRAFRRILCRQWTQTAW from the coding sequence ATGTCCGGCCCCACCATGGACCACCAGGAGCCCTACTCCGTGCAGGCCACAGCTGCCATCGCGGCTGCCATCACCTTCCTTATCCTCTTCACCATCTTCGGCAACGCGCTGGTCATCCTGGCAGTGTTGACCAGCCGCTCGCTGCGCGCGCCGCAGAACCTGTTCTTGGTGTCGCTGGCTGCGGCGGACATCCTCGTGGCCACGCTCATCATCCCTTTCTCGCTGGCCAACGAGCTGCTGGGCTACTGGTACTTCCGGCGCACCTGGTGCGAGGTGTACTTGGCGCTCGACGTGCTCTTCTGCACCTCGTCCATCGTGCACCTGTGCGCCATCAGCCTGGACCGCTACTGGGCGGTGAGCCGCGCGCTGGAGTACAACTCCAAGCGCACGCCGCGCCGCATCAAGTGCATCATCCTCACAGTGTGGCTCATCGCAGCCGTCATCTCGCTGCCGCCCCTCATCTACAAGGGCGACCAGGGCCCCCAGCCCCACGGGCGCCCCCAGTGCAAGCTGAACCAAGAGGCCTGGTACATCCTAGCCTCCAGCATCGGCTCTTTCTTTGCTCCCTGCCTCATTATGATCCTCGTCTACCTTCGCATCTACCTGATTGCCAAACGCAGCCACCGCAGAGGTCCCGGGACCAAGGGGGGGCCGGGCGCGGGTGAGTCCAAGCAGTCCTGTCCTGTCCCTAGGGGGACTCCAGCCTCTGCCAAGGTGCCAACCCTGGCCTCTCCTCTGTCTTCTACTGGAGAGGCCAATGGACACCCCAAACCTGctggggagaaagaggaaggggaggccCCTGCAGAGCCTGGGAGCAGAGCCTTGCCCCCCAGCTGGACTGCCCTTCCCAGGGCAGAGCAGGGCCAGCAGAGGGACCTCTGTGGGGCTTCtccagaggaggaagctgaagaagaggacgaggaggaggagtgcgACCCTCAGTCGGCGCCAGCAACTTCCGCCTCGGTTTGCAGTCCACCCTTGCAGAAGCCACAGGGATCCCGGGTGCTGGCCACTCTGCGTGGCCAGGTGCTCCTGGGCAGGGGTGCGGGCGCTGTGGGTGGGCAGTGGTGGCGTCGACGGGCGCAGCTGAGCCGGGAGAAGCGGTTCACCTTCGTGCTGGCCGTGGTCATCGGCGTCTTTGTGCTCTGCTGGTTCCCCTTCTTCTTCAGCTACAGCCTGGGCGCCATCTGCCCGCAGCGCTGCAAGGTGCCCCACGGCCTCTTCCAGTTCTTCTTCTGGATCGGCTACTGTAACAGCTCCCTGAACCCCGTCATCTACACCATCTTCAACCAGGACTTCCGTCGTGCCTTCCGAAGGATCCTTTGTCGCCAGTGGACCCAGACGGCCTGGTga